From a region of the Lactuca sativa cultivar Salinas chromosome 4, Lsat_Salinas_v11, whole genome shotgun sequence genome:
- the LOC128133683 gene encoding protein argonaute 4A-like, with product MIDSLFKKVSDTEDEGIMRELLLDFYTSSAKRKPDQIIIFRDGVSESQFNQVLNIELDQIIEVFVFSYIIVSYFVKAKKVI from the exons ATGATAGATTCCCTGTTTAAGAAAGTTTCTGACACTGAGGATGAAGGCATAATGAG GGAGCTTCTCCTTGACTTCTATACGAGTTCTGCAAAACGTAAGCCAGATCAGATAATCATTTTCAG GGACGGTGTGAGTGAGTCACAATTCAACCAGGTGTTGAACATTGAACTGGACCAAATTATCGAGGTATTTGTATTTTCTTATATAATAGTTTCTTATTTTGTTAAAGCAAAAAAAGTGATTTAA